The Longimicrobiaceae bacterium DNA segment ATGCCCCGGCCCGAGGATCCCCCGCTGGCGCGCGAAGCGGGCCCACTCCACCGGGAGGCACACGACCACCACCGAGCCCCGCTGCATCGAGGCCGCGCCGCCCACGACGTGATAGAGCCCAATCGGGTACGACCGGCTCACGTTGACTCGGAGGCCCGCCAGCGCTGCCGCGCAAAGCACCGCCACGACGACGACGCAGACCCGCGCCCAGGGCTCACGGCAGGTCTGAGCCAGTGCAGCCAGACGGGCCCGTAGCCGCGGTTCGACGTTCCTCATGCGCCCACCTCCAGGTGGTGCGGGTTCAGGTCGAACTGCCCCCGGTATGCCTCGTCCTTGTAGTACATGAGGCGGCGAGCCAGCATCGGGTCGCTCCCCTGCACGAATAGGAGTTGCAACTCCTCGTCGGGATCCGTCGTCAGGACCTCGTGTGCGAAGATAAGCCGCCGCCCCTTCTCCGAAGTGGTCTGGCCGGACCCCTCCTGCTCGTTGGGTGTCCGGCCCCGGCTCACTCCCCGCGAACGGCTCTCCGACTCCACGAACACCGTCGTCTCGCCCGCCCGCTTGCTCAGCTCCTCGGCCGTGTACCAGTCGTTCACGTTGAACGCTTGCAGCACCCCCGCGTTGGCGAGGAAGCTGCGCCAGCTCTTCGGGTACAGCTCCTCGAAGGCCGCGAAGTCCTGGATGAAAATCCAGAACTGCACCCCGAAGCCCCGCAACAGCCGGAACGCCTCCTCCGCGGGGCGCAGGCGGCCGAGCTGGACGAACTCCTCTCCGATCACCAGGATCTTGTGCCGGGGCTTGCCCGGGATCGTGCTGATCCGCGTCAGGGCGCTCCCGAGCACCAGCCGGAAGAGGCGGGCGTACCGGGACAGCCGCCGGGCGGGGATCACCACGTAGACCGTCATGCGCCCGGTCTTCAGCTCGCCCAGGTCGAACGTCGTGCGCGAGAGCACTTTCTGCACGCGGGGCGAGTCCAGGAACCGCGTGTGCTGCTGGGCCGAGGAGATCACGCCGGAGCGCTCGTCCCCCGATTTCTGCGTGAGCGCCGCCGCCCGCTGGGAGATCAGGTTGTTGATGAGCGGGTTTTCCATCATCTCCGCCAGCAACTCCTCGAACGCTCCCGGCTCCTCCGGCGTGCCGCGCGGGAGCATGATGAGCCGCCGCACCTGGGGGAGGTTCTGGAGCTCCGGCGGCGCCGTGGTCTTCACGTGCAGCACGATCCCCGTGATGAGGGCCAGCGATTCCTCCGTCCAGTGCCGCTCCTTCGAGTGCTGCTCCGCGGCGGCCACGCACATGTCCGCGACCATTTCCGCGTCGTCCAGCGCGTCCGGGCTGTCCGGGTCGATGAAGTCGAGGGGGTTGATCCCGTCCGTTCCGCCTACCTCGTTCCAGCCGTCGATGCAGACGACCTTGTGCCCCATCTCCCGCCGCCGGCGGGCCGTGATGGCGTACAGCTCCGGTTTCACGTCCGGCACCAGGATGGAGCCGGGGTAGTGCAGGAGCGTGGGGACGACCGCGCTAACCCCCTTCCCGCCGCCGGTGGGGACGACCGTGATGAGGTGTCCGTCTCCGCCGTAGCGCAGCATCGCGCCGTCTTCCAGGCGGCGCCCCAACTCCAGCCCCTCCGGCTCCCGCGCCAGCCGGGACCCCACCCCCCACTTCGCCGTGCCGAAGGAGCCTGACGGGAGGCGCAGCCGGCCGTGCCTCCGGATCGAGGAGACGGCGACGAAGGCCGCGAAGGTGCCGAGCCCCAGCACGAACCGGCCGCCGGAGAACGCGTCCGCGAACTCCGCACGGGCCCCGTGGGCGTGGCTCCAGAAGAGGAAATGCACCGGCCCGTACACGGGCCAGCGGACGAGGACGAAGACCACCCCCGCTACGAGGAGCAGGGCAGGGGAGAACCTTCGGGCCGCCGGGATCGCCGCCGCCAAAACGGCCCCGCCCAGGCACAGGCTCAGCGCCGCGCGCGCGGCCAGGTGCAGGTCGGCCGGCAGGACGAACGCCGGGGCACCCAACTCGCGCGGGAAGCCGAGGCGGTACGCCACGAACTGAGTCGCGCACCAGCTTCCGAACGCGAGACACAACCCCGTCAACAGCAGGAAGGCGCGCCCGGCGTCGGCCGTGCCGGAGCGGGCCGTCTGCGAGAGCTGCGGCGCGCCCATCGTCACCTCCGCGGCTTCGCGCCCAGAAGCGCGGCGAGCGCGGCGGCCAGGAGGCCGAGCGACAGGCCCGCCGTCAGCAGGACCGCTTCGACGGCGAGCCAGGCGTCACGAGCCGCCGCGCGCGCGAACCCGTGGCCCCGCCG contains these protein-coding regions:
- a CDS encoding type IV secretory system conjugative DNA transfer family protein, translated to MGAPQLSQTARSGTADAGRAFLLLTGLCLAFGSWCATQFVAYRLGFPRELGAPAFVLPADLHLAARAALSLCLGGAVLAAAIPAARRFSPALLLVAGVVFVLVRWPVYGPVHFLFWSHAHGARAEFADAFSGGRFVLGLGTFAAFVAVSSIRRHGRLRLPSGSFGTAKWGVGSRLAREPEGLELGRRLEDGAMLRYGGDGHLITVVPTGGGKGVSAVVPTLLHYPGSILVPDVKPELYAITARRRREMGHKVVCIDGWNEVGGTDGINPLDFIDPDSPDALDDAEMVADMCVAAAEQHSKERHWTEESLALITGIVLHVKTTAPPELQNLPQVRRLIMLPRGTPEEPGAFEELLAEMMENPLINNLISQRAAALTQKSGDERSGVISSAQQHTRFLDSPRVQKVLSRTTFDLGELKTGRMTVYVVIPARRLSRYARLFRLVLGSALTRISTIPGKPRHKILVIGEEFVQLGRLRPAEEAFRLLRGFGVQFWIFIQDFAAFEELYPKSWRSFLANAGVLQAFNVNDWYTAEELSKRAGETTVFVESESRSRGVSRGRTPNEQEGSGQTTSEKGRRLIFAHEVLTTDPDEELQLLFVQGSDPMLARRLMYYKDEAYRGQFDLNPHHLEVGA